In Terriglobia bacterium, a genomic segment contains:
- a CDS encoding single-stranded DNA-binding protein: MKCAINTGGESVSSLNKVMLIGRLGKDPEVRYTQNGTPVATFSLATSEKWKDNGGNPQEKTNWHNIVLWNKLAEVAKRFLSKGALIYLEGKLTTRKWQDQSGANRYTTEVVCNKMVMLGGKRNGEAEEGSAEISEAVEPAGSSEPAGIDDSDIPF; this comes from the coding sequence ATGAAATGTGCCATCAACACAGGAGGCGAATCAGTGTCAAGTTTGAACAAGGTAATGTTGATCGGCCGGCTCGGCAAAGATCCGGAGGTCCGGTACACGCAGAACGGCACCCCCGTCGCGACCTTCAGTCTCGCAACAAGCGAGAAATGGAAGGACAACGGCGGCAACCCGCAAGAGAAGACCAACTGGCACAACATCGTGCTCTGGAACAAGCTCGCCGAGGTTGCGAAGCGGTTCCTATCGAAAGGCGCCCTGATCTATCTGGAAGGCAAACTGACGACCCGGAAATGGCAGGACCAGAGCGGCGCCAACCGTTACACGACCGAGGTGGTCTGCAACAAGATGGTGATGCTTGGCGGAAAGCGCAATGGAGAAGCGGAGGAAGGCTCTGCTGAGATATCGGAAGCCGTTGAGCCCGCCGGATCTTCCGAGCCAGCGGGCATTGACGATTCGGACATTCCGTTCTGA
- a CDS encoding DUF2256 domain-containing protein: MVRHVEMLRPPLEKEELPRRKCPVCGKEFTPNRKWQAFDTKPCQQKYYAATHPRVSVEHLKGSPKKK, translated from the coding sequence ATGGTTCGTCATGTCGAGATGTTGAGACCGCCGCTGGAAAAGGAAGAACTGCCCCGCCGCAAGTGCCCCGTATGCGGCAAGGAGTTCACCCCCAACCGGAAATGGCAGGCCTTCGACACCAAGCCCTGCCAACAGAAGTACTACGCCGCTACGCACCCGAGGGTTTCTGTTGAGCACCTGAAGGGTAGCCCCAAAAAGAAGTAG
- a CDS encoding DUF2813 domain-containing protein: MKLIQIDIENFRGIKKLQVPLDDLTVLVGENNSGKSSVLDALNTCLSRSLTRKGSIFAEYDYHLCDAEGQPAKADPIRVTLLFREIRENEWPDVVLQALSEAVQVDDDGINSVTLRITSSFDEATGQFATQWDFLDGAGNPLTKAKNPRLAIQLQQLAPVFYLAALRDAAQEFGPRSQFWGPFLRNLKIDDAVRKQLEDTLSELNQKVLDAHVAFKDVKDRLTETTRLVSLASDDPVHIEALPGRAFDMLSRTQVILKSRSGASLPLHRHGMGTQSLAVLFLFDAFLRVRLQVDFDASAEPILALEEPEAHLHPSAIRSLGSMLQQLKGQKIIATHSGDLLAGIPLSSVRRLVRRDGDIQLYRLKAGTLTKDELNKVTYHIRSQRGNLLFARCWILVEGQSEYWLLPEFARQLDHDFDLNGVCCVEYRQFDLDPLIRLADDLGIAWHAFMDNDSQGQDDKSKAIARLNGRVQGEHISTLPEQDVEHCLWQAGYSSVYEKAVSRTRRISMISAPSTAAEYPSQVIRAAEKSTSKPYLATAICVESAKPGSPGIPPVISGAIKAAIDLAKRAT; the protein is encoded by the coding sequence GTGAAGCTCATCCAAATCGACATTGAGAATTTCCGCGGGATTAAGAAGCTACAGGTACCGCTCGATGACCTTACGGTCCTCGTTGGTGAGAACAACAGCGGCAAATCCTCTGTCTTAGACGCACTCAATACATGTCTCAGCCGATCTCTGACCCGAAAGGGTAGCATCTTTGCCGAGTACGACTACCACTTGTGCGACGCTGAAGGCCAGCCTGCCAAAGCGGACCCGATCAGGGTGACTTTATTATTTAGAGAAATCAGAGAGAACGAATGGCCTGATGTGGTGCTCCAGGCGCTTTCCGAAGCGGTGCAGGTTGATGACGATGGAATCAACAGTGTAACACTCCGGATAACGAGTTCTTTTGATGAGGCTACAGGTCAGTTTGCGACACAGTGGGACTTCCTTGACGGTGCTGGCAACCCGCTGACCAAGGCAAAGAATCCTCGTCTAGCGATCCAACTCCAGCAATTGGCACCAGTCTTCTACCTTGCTGCATTGCGTGATGCTGCACAGGAGTTTGGTCCCCGATCTCAGTTCTGGGGTCCGTTCCTTCGCAATCTGAAGATTGATGACGCCGTCCGCAAGCAGCTTGAGGATACCCTTTCTGAGCTCAACCAGAAGGTCCTTGACGCCCACGTTGCGTTCAAGGATGTAAAAGATCGCTTGACGGAAACGACACGCCTTGTCTCTCTTGCTAGCGACGATCCAGTCCACATCGAGGCACTTCCGGGCAGGGCGTTTGACATGCTATCGCGGACTCAGGTGATCCTGAAATCGCGGTCCGGTGCCAGCCTGCCACTACATCGCCATGGCATGGGAACGCAAAGTCTGGCCGTGCTATTCCTTTTTGATGCATTCCTCCGAGTTCGGCTCCAAGTGGACTTTGACGCAAGCGCAGAGCCCATACTTGCCCTTGAGGAGCCAGAAGCGCACTTACACCCATCCGCTATTCGTTCACTTGGTAGCATGTTGCAGCAGTTGAAGGGCCAGAAGATCATCGCTACTCATTCTGGAGACCTGCTCGCAGGGATTCCTTTGAGCTCAGTTCGTCGTTTGGTTCGACGGGATGGTGACATACAGCTGTATCGTTTAAAGGCCGGCACGCTGACGAAGGATGAGCTCAATAAGGTTACGTACCACATCCGTTCACAGCGCGGGAATCTTCTCTTCGCCCGGTGCTGGATTCTTGTGGAGGGGCAGAGTGAGTACTGGCTGCTGCCGGAGTTCGCCCGCCAGCTTGATCACGATTTTGATCTCAACGGTGTGTGCTGCGTCGAATACCGCCAATTTGATCTTGATCCACTCATCCGCCTCGCTGACGACCTCGGTATTGCGTGGCATGCGTTTATGGATAATGACAGCCAGGGGCAGGACGATAAATCAAAGGCCATCGCGCGTTTGAACGGTCGGGTTCAGGGAGAGCACATATCAACTCTGCCCGAGCAAGATGTTGAGCATTGTCTTTGGCAGGCTGGTTATAGTTCAGTTTACGAAAAAGCTGTGTCACGAACTCGCCGTATCAGTATGATTTCAGCCCCCTCGACCGCTGCAGAATATCCGTCACAGGTAATTAGGGCAGCAGAGAAATCGACTTCGAAGCCATACTTGGCCACCGCCATATGTGTTGAATCGGCCAAGCCCGGCTCACCAGGCATTCCACCTGTGATTTCCGGTGCAATCAAAGCTGCGATCGATCTTGCTAAAAGAGCAACATGA
- a CDS encoding ATP-dependent helicase — MNLDLSALNDNQRLAVEWGEGPLLVLAGPGSGKTRVLTCRIARLIETSPNQRYKILGLTFTNKAAAEMRERIEQLVPDSSARTLLTTFHSFCADLLRQHGHHLGLRPDFTILAQPEDCEAVLEEAIGQVAASDDYRAERLMPLIARLLDLNVDAAQARERLEQSGTDDSERLAHIYEVYRQKLIQKNRLDFGALLAEALRLLETHAGVRKQVHRIYPFICVDEFQDTNLAQHRVLRQLVNPKTRNLFVVADDDQIIYQWNGASPERLKELREEFEMAVVQLPENYRCPAAVIEIANKLIANNLGRSTNKELLVAHKAEIESNPISLEQFDTLDDEATWVATSISIRPAADRAKCAILARTRKVLDVFIHALDEAGVSGFLSVRKNEFLTPPMQWLHSMLRLANARQEGDQLRRACKSFYTLEGINLDVRDVVSTASTEDGDLLRAWQRAVLNRGELEPKTRAFIQRSVSELCDRLDFWGFITAAFNWFATLEPTEMEDVEQDREFEEEKNVWQELVNEVVTQYGNEAITLHLLLQELDLRSKTPAPPAGAIPCFTIHASKGMEFGHVYLVAMVEDQLPSWAAVKKGPSSSEMQEERRNCFVAVTRAQESLTLTFSEKVFGWTKQPSRFLGEMGLLSP, encoded by the coding sequence ATGAACTTAGACCTGTCAGCGTTGAACGACAATCAGCGCCTCGCTGTAGAGTGGGGGGAAGGGCCGCTACTTGTGCTGGCGGGTCCCGGCTCTGGAAAGACGCGCGTTCTGACCTGTCGCATCGCACGTCTTATCGAGACCTCGCCAAACCAGCGCTACAAGATCCTTGGTCTCACCTTCACGAACAAGGCCGCGGCCGAGATGCGCGAACGGATTGAGCAGCTAGTCCCGGATTCATCAGCGCGGACGTTATTGACTACGTTTCACTCGTTCTGCGCGGATTTACTTCGACAACACGGACACCATCTAGGTCTGCGTCCAGATTTCACGATACTCGCACAGCCGGAAGATTGCGAAGCAGTGCTCGAAGAGGCGATCGGACAGGTGGCTGCTTCCGATGATTACAGGGCAGAACGTCTGATGCCGTTGATCGCAAGGTTGCTTGACCTAAATGTCGATGCCGCCCAGGCACGGGAGCGGCTTGAACAGTCTGGCACAGACGACAGTGAGCGACTCGCACACATCTATGAAGTTTATCGACAGAAACTGATTCAAAAGAACCGGTTGGACTTCGGTGCACTCCTCGCCGAGGCGCTGCGATTGCTTGAGACACATGCTGGCGTCCGAAAGCAGGTCCATCGCATATACCCGTTTATCTGCGTGGATGAATTTCAAGACACGAACCTGGCTCAACATCGAGTGCTGAGGCAACTCGTAAATCCCAAAACGCGCAATCTCTTCGTCGTCGCTGACGACGATCAGATCATCTATCAATGGAACGGCGCCAGCCCTGAGAGACTTAAAGAGCTTCGCGAGGAGTTTGAGATGGCCGTGGTTCAACTCCCCGAGAACTATCGATGTCCGGCCGCCGTGATCGAGATAGCAAACAAGCTGATTGCTAACAACCTGGGGCGTTCCACAAATAAAGAATTGCTGGTAGCGCATAAGGCAGAAATCGAAAGTAATCCGATAAGTCTAGAACAATTTGACACCCTGGACGATGAAGCGACCTGGGTGGCAACGAGCATTTCAATCCGACCTGCCGCTGACCGCGCGAAATGCGCCATTCTCGCGCGGACCCGGAAGGTTCTCGATGTATTTATCCATGCACTTGATGAGGCAGGCGTCAGTGGATTCCTCAGCGTGAGGAAGAACGAGTTCCTGACGCCTCCCATGCAATGGCTTCATTCCATGCTTCGCCTTGCCAACGCTCGCCAGGAGGGGGATCAACTCCGACGAGCATGCAAATCGTTTTACACGCTTGAGGGAATCAATCTCGATGTCAGAGATGTTGTCTCCACGGCATCGACTGAGGATGGAGATCTTCTACGAGCATGGCAGCGGGCGGTTCTGAATCGAGGGGAACTCGAACCTAAAACACGAGCGTTTATCCAACGGAGTGTTTCTGAACTCTGCGATCGACTCGATTTTTGGGGCTTCATAACGGCCGCGTTCAATTGGTTCGCCACCCTCGAACCTACTGAAATGGAGGATGTGGAGCAAGATAGAGAGTTCGAGGAAGAAAAGAACGTCTGGCAAGAGCTGGTTAACGAGGTGGTCACGCAGTACGGCAACGAGGCCATCACCTTGCACTTACTTCTGCAAGAACTAGATCTTCGATCTAAGACACCGGCTCCTCCTGCGGGTGCGATTCCGTGCTTCACTATTCATGCCTCGAAGGGAATGGAATTTGGTCACGTGTATCTCGTTGCCATGGTTGAGGACCAACTTCCGAGCTGGGCCGCTGTTAAGAAAGGTCCAAGTAGCTCCGAAATGCAAGAAGAACGTCGAAACTGCTTCGTAGCGGTTACTCGCGCCCAGGAATCCCTCACGCTCACGTTCTCAGAAAAAGTGTTTGGCTGGACAAAGCAGCCATCCAGGTTTCTGGGCGAAATGGGACTTCTCTCGCCTTGA
- a CDS encoding N-6 DNA methylase, protein MQTLELKPTHKPVQSYYAALRQFEELGVRHETAVRSAFQNLLAHCARQHDWTLVPEWEIRRQRKLPLRVDGALVDGFRLTHGYWEAKDIRDDLQREVRRKFEVGYPRDNIIFQTPHRALLYQNDTLAIDADLTKPQALIDTLSMLFSYTAPAYDQWERAVAEFQERVPELARSLVEIIERERKTNQRFIHAFADFTDLTRRSINPNLADAAVEEMLIQHLLTERLFRTIFNNSDFSRRNIIACEIEKVIDALTSQSFSRADFLRKLDRFYVAIEQAAATISDFSQKQQFLNTVYEKFFQGFCVKVADTHGIVYTPPSIVRFMVKSVAEILEKEFGKTLGSKGVHILDPFVGTGNFIVHLMREIPRSALPHKFAHELHANEIMLLPYYIASMNIEHEYYEATGKYEAFEGMCLVDTFETAEGKQFKLFTEANTQRVKRQKESPIFVVIGNPPYNAWQADENDRNKNRKYPVIDKRVADTYGADSTATLQNSLRDPYIKALRWASDRIGDEGVVAFVTNSGFLDGIAADGMRKNLVDDFDVLYILDLGGNVRKNPKLSGTTHNVFGIQVGVSINFLVRKRVDKGKKTSKPLISYASTQTDWRKEQKWRFLDEKESLVGVSWRHLEPDDKHTWLTEGLRAEFDAFVPLGSKAAKASRNPESIFGTFSNGVKSNSDAYVYDFNRDELTARAKRMVEAYSAELDRWRRAGTPKNVEDFLRVNERELKWIRRTKKELARGKEVAFDPGKIREAQYRPFARLAYYFGDAFNEDTYQILSFFPDLNAEEENRVIWLKVGMEVPMFALATNRIPDLLSQGGSQCFPFYTYAEDGSERRENITDWTLREVQSRYGDKKISRWDIFYFVYAVLHHPHYRERYAANLRRELPRIPYAPDFRGFATAGKQLAELHVKYEQQEEYWWHRIENPKVPLSYRVEKMKLTKDKRSIIYNEFLTIDGIPPEVFEYRLGNRSALEWVIDQYQVSTDKRSGITNDPNRLDDPEYIIRLIGQVITVSLETVKIVRGLPPLEARQNGKGA, encoded by the coding sequence GTGCAAACGCTGGAACTCAAGCCAACGCACAAACCTGTACAGAGCTACTACGCGGCTCTGAGACAGTTTGAGGAACTGGGCGTCCGGCATGAGACTGCAGTCCGCTCGGCGTTTCAGAACCTTCTGGCCCATTGCGCCCGGCAACATGATTGGACGCTGGTACCGGAATGGGAAATCCGGCGTCAGCGCAAGCTCCCGCTCCGTGTGGATGGTGCTCTGGTCGATGGCTTCCGCCTGACACATGGCTATTGGGAGGCGAAGGACATCCGCGACGATCTCCAGCGAGAAGTCCGGCGTAAGTTCGAGGTGGGTTATCCGCGTGACAACATTATCTTCCAGACGCCTCATCGTGCGCTCCTTTACCAGAACGATACCCTGGCCATTGATGCTGACCTTACCAAGCCGCAGGCGCTTATCGACACACTTTCCATGCTTTTCAGCTATACGGCGCCTGCCTACGACCAATGGGAGCGCGCGGTCGCCGAGTTTCAAGAGCGCGTGCCGGAGCTGGCCCGCAGCCTGGTTGAAATCATCGAGCGAGAGCGTAAGACAAACCAACGTTTCATCCACGCATTTGCTGATTTCACTGACCTAACTCGGCGCTCGATCAATCCCAACCTGGCTGATGCCGCCGTAGAAGAGATGCTCATTCAGCATCTGCTCACGGAGAGGCTGTTCCGGACCATCTTCAATAATTCCGATTTTTCCCGGCGCAACATCATCGCCTGCGAGATCGAGAAAGTGATCGACGCGCTAACCTCGCAGAGCTTCAGCCGTGCGGATTTCCTCAGGAAGCTTGACCGCTTTTACGTCGCCATCGAACAAGCCGCCGCCACCATTTCTGACTTTTCCCAGAAGCAGCAGTTTCTCAATACAGTCTATGAAAAGTTCTTTCAGGGTTTCTGCGTCAAAGTGGCCGACACGCATGGCATTGTTTACACGCCGCCGTCAATTGTGCGCTTTATGGTCAAGAGCGTGGCGGAAATCCTGGAGAAGGAATTCGGCAAGACGCTCGGCTCGAAGGGCGTGCACATTCTCGATCCGTTCGTCGGCACGGGAAATTTCATCGTGCACCTCATGCGTGAAATCCCACGCAGCGCCCTGCCGCACAAATTCGCGCACGAGTTGCATGCCAACGAAATAATGCTGTTGCCGTACTACATTGCCAGCATGAACATCGAGCATGAGTACTACGAGGCGACCGGGAAATACGAGGCGTTTGAAGGCATGTGCCTTGTGGATACGTTCGAAACAGCGGAGGGAAAACAGTTCAAGCTGTTCACAGAAGCCAACACTCAGCGCGTGAAGCGGCAAAAGGAGTCCCCAATCTTCGTTGTGATAGGCAATCCGCCTTACAACGCGTGGCAGGCCGACGAAAATGACAGGAACAAGAACCGGAAATACCCGGTGATTGATAAACGGGTTGCGGACACTTACGGCGCAGACTCAACGGCGACACTTCAGAACAGTCTTCGCGACCCTTATATTAAGGCTCTTCGCTGGGCATCGGACCGCATCGGCGACGAAGGCGTCGTAGCGTTCGTCACAAATAGCGGATTTCTCGACGGCATCGCTGCAGACGGAATGCGGAAGAATCTAGTGGACGATTTCGATGTGCTCTACATCCTTGATTTGGGTGGAAACGTGCGGAAAAACCCGAAGCTTTCCGGCACGACTCACAACGTCTTTGGCATTCAAGTTGGCGTCAGCATCAACTTCTTGGTGCGGAAGCGGGTTGACAAAGGGAAGAAGACCAGCAAGCCGCTGATCAGCTACGCCTCGACACAGACGGACTGGCGCAAGGAGCAGAAATGGCGGTTCCTCGATGAGAAGGAATCGCTCGTCGGAGTCTCATGGCGACATCTCGAACCGGATGATAAGCACACATGGCTAACCGAAGGTTTGAGGGCAGAGTTTGATGCTTTTGTTCCACTTGGTAGCAAAGCGGCGAAGGCCAGCAGAAACCCAGAATCCATCTTTGGCACATTCAGTAATGGCGTGAAATCGAACAGTGATGCCTATGTTTATGACTTCAACCGCGACGAACTGACAGCGCGCGCTAAGCGGATGGTAGAGGCTTACAGCGCCGAGCTTGATCGCTGGCGTCGTGCCGGAACACCGAAGAACGTCGAGGATTTCCTGCGCGTGAACGAGCGCGAGTTGAAATGGATTCGGCGCACGAAGAAGGAGCTGGCCCGAGGCAAAGAGGTCGCCTTCGATCCCGGGAAAATTCGAGAGGCGCAGTATCGCCCGTTCGCGCGACTTGCCTACTATTTTGGGGACGCATTTAACGAGGATACTTACCAGATCCTGAGCTTCTTTCCCGACTTAAATGCCGAGGAGGAAAACAGGGTCATCTGGCTTAAAGTCGGGATGGAAGTCCCGATGTTCGCGTTGGCTACAAATCGAATCCCTGATCTGCTATCGCAGGGCGGCTCTCAATGCTTCCCCTTCTACACCTATGCCGAAGACGGGAGCGAGCGGCGGGAAAATATCACGGATTGGACTTTGCGGGAAGTCCAGTCGCGTTACGGCGACAAGAAAATCAGTAGGTGGGACATTTTCTATTTCGTCTATGCGGTACTGCATCACCCCCATTATCGCGAGCGTTACGCCGCCAACCTCCGCCGTGAGCTGCCTCGCATTCCTTACGCTCCCGACTTCCGCGGCTTTGCTACGGCGGGAAAGCAACTGGCGGAGCTACATGTCAAATACGAGCAGCAGGAGGAATATTGGTGGCATCGCATCGAAAATCCCAAGGTGCCGCTATCCTACCGCGTGGAAAAGATGAAACTCACCAAGGACAAGCGATCGATCATTTACAACGAATTCCTCACGATTGACGGTATCCCTCCTGAGGTTTTTGAATATCGCCTCGGCAATCGATCGGCCCTGGAATGGGTGATTGATCAGTACCAGGTAAGCACCGACAAGCGCAGCGGCATCACGAACGATCCGAACCGCCTTGATGATCCGGAGTACATCATCCGCCTCATCGGCCAGGTCATTACTGTGAGCCTCGAAACGGTGAAAATCGTAAGGGGATTGCCTCCACTTGAGGCAAGGCAAAATGGGAAGGGCGCATGA
- a CDS encoding putative DNA binding domain-containing protein has product MTRDDLLAMVALGEDSRHQFKADVTNADSLAADLVAFSNSSGGVILIGIADDGAAHGLNSADVRRINQLIANAATQHMRSPISPTTENIPVAGKRVVIVLTVPEGLDKPYFDRHGVMWVKTGSDRRRIQSKEELRRLFQMSGQFHADELPTKAGIEALDKLRLRDYLRNAYKQEYPDSPADVTRLLQNLNLATDMGFLNLAGLLLFAEQPDRFMPQFTFKAIRFPGNSIHATEFLDSEDFAGPIRELFDGAMAFVLRNLHKVQAGRGVNAPGVPEIPPVVFEELLVNALVHRDYLVSAPIRLFIFDNRIEIISPGHLPDNLTVDKIRAGNSNIRNPILVSHVAKGILPYRGLASGIQRALEAWPKIELADDREGCLFKATVLRTAIAGTSPISGESAEQTTSRSESRLESRLESRLESALAARVLSLLADADQGKASLASRLGHKTVSGELHKQVRRLLELGMIEMTIPEKPKSRLQKYRLTDTGRSLIAEAAGGKFRG; this is encoded by the coding sequence ATGACGCGCGATGACCTTCTTGCAATGGTTGCCCTTGGTGAAGATTCTCGCCACCAGTTCAAGGCCGATGTCACGAATGCAGACTCTCTGGCAGCCGACCTTGTGGCATTCTCAAACAGCAGCGGTGGAGTGATCCTGATCGGCATCGCTGATGACGGCGCCGCACATGGATTGAACTCCGCGGATGTGCGGCGGATCAATCAGCTCATCGCCAACGCCGCGACGCAGCACATGCGCAGTCCCATTTCTCCGACAACAGAAAACATACCGGTTGCCGGCAAGCGGGTGGTCATTGTTCTCACGGTTCCCGAAGGTCTCGACAAGCCATATTTTGACCGTCATGGCGTCATGTGGGTAAAGACCGGGAGCGATCGCCGCCGCATCCAATCCAAGGAAGAGCTGCGGCGCTTATTTCAAATGAGCGGCCAGTTTCACGCCGACGAACTCCCCACCAAGGCTGGCATAGAGGCACTCGACAAGCTGCGCCTACGTGACTACCTGCGGAATGCATACAAGCAGGAGTACCCGGATTCGCCGGCCGACGTCACACGGCTGCTGCAGAACCTGAATCTGGCGACTGACATGGGGTTCCTGAACCTCGCCGGGCTCCTGCTGTTTGCCGAACAACCGGATCGCTTTATGCCGCAGTTTACCTTCAAGGCCATCCGGTTCCCGGGAAACAGCATTCACGCGACCGAGTTTCTTGACTCTGAGGATTTCGCGGGACCGATTCGTGAGCTGTTTGACGGCGCCATGGCGTTCGTGCTGCGCAACCTGCACAAGGTGCAGGCGGGACGGGGAGTGAACGCTCCCGGCGTTCCGGAAATCCCGCCGGTGGTTTTTGAGGAACTGCTGGTCAATGCCCTGGTGCATCGGGACTACCTGGTCAGCGCGCCGATCCGCCTCTTTATCTTCGACAACCGCATCGAGATCATCAGTCCTGGTCATCTGCCCGACAACCTGACGGTGGACAAGATCCGGGCCGGCAATTCCAATATCCGCAATCCAATCCTGGTTTCCCATGTTGCCAAGGGGATTCTGCCCTATCGCGGACTCGCTTCAGGTATCCAGCGAGCGTTGGAGGCGTGGCCTAAAATCGAGTTGGCCGATGACCGGGAGGGATGCCTGTTCAAAGCCACGGTCTTGCGCACAGCGATCGCAGGTACGTCGCCAATTTCGGGAGAATCTGCAGAACAAACCACGTCGAGGTCTGAATCACGGCTAGAGTCACGGCTAGAGTCACGGCTAGAGTCGGCGCTAGCGGCAAGAGTCCTTTCCCTATTGGCGGACGCGGATCAGGGCAAGGCAAGCCTCGCTTCCAGGCTGGGTCACAAGACCGTTTCCGGGGAGCTGCATAAACAAGTAAGGCGGCTTCTGGAACTGGGCATGATTGAGATGACGATCCCCGAAAAGCCCAAGAGCCGCCTTCAGAAATATCGATTGACCGATACGGGGCGCAGTCTAATCGCCGAAGCGGCTGGTGGGAAATTCCGGGGGTAG
- a CDS encoding PadR family transcriptional regulator — protein sequence MPKTEYLQGALDLLILQTLALGPNHGWGIQQRIRQVSREALTVSQGSLYPALHRLEAAGLLASEMATSENNRKARIYTLTPAGRKRLSAETEDWREFALAIRRLLQTS from the coding sequence ATGCCGAAAACCGAGTACTTACAAGGCGCACTCGACCTGCTGATCCTCCAAACCCTCGCACTCGGACCCAATCACGGTTGGGGTATCCAGCAGCGAATTCGACAAGTCTCGCGCGAGGCGCTCACCGTCAGCCAGGGATCGCTCTACCCCGCCCTCCACCGGCTCGAGGCCGCAGGGCTTCTGGCGTCGGAGATGGCGACATCGGAGAACAACCGCAAGGCGCGGATCTACACGCTCACGCCGGCTGGCCGGAAGCGGCTGTCGGCCGAGACCGAAGACTGGCGCGAGTTCGCGCTCGCGATTCGCAGGCTGTTGCAGACCAGCTGA